In one Nitrososphaera viennensis EN76 genomic region, the following are encoded:
- a CDS encoding universal stress protein codes for MTGAADVSVKKILVPVDGSPVSSKAAQYAVHIAKVEGAKLVIMHVVENVKQGGAIGLQARYGNVRLVEGFRRARIKSAERWMSDIVDDAAKQNVSAKAEILPDDGTHEVGVITEYAKKNNVDLIVMGSRGQSTFKKLLVGSVTNAVINHSPCPVLVVR; via the coding sequence ATGACCGGCGCAGCAGACGTCTCGGTGAAAAAGATCCTCGTCCCTGTTGACGGATCGCCTGTTTCCAGCAAGGCCGCGCAATATGCAGTACACATTGCAAAGGTGGAGGGTGCCAAGCTGGTCATCATGCACGTCGTCGAAAATGTCAAGCAGGGAGGCGCCATAGGCCTCCAGGCCCGGTACGGCAACGTCCGGCTCGTCGAGGGCTTTCGGAGAGCAAGGATAAAGTCCGCTGAGCGGTGGATGTCTGATATAGTAGACGATGCCGCCAAGCAGAACGTTAGCGCCAAAGCCGAAATACTGCCTGACGACGGTACCCACGAAGTGGGCGTGATAACAGAATATGCCAAGAAAAATAACGTGGATCTTATCGTCATGGGCTCAAGGGGCCAGTCCACGTTCAAGAAACTCTTGGTTGGAAGCGTCACAAACGCCGTGATAAACCACTCACCCTGCCCCGTTCTTGTGGTGCGCTAG